One segment of Streptosporangium brasiliense DNA contains the following:
- a CDS encoding carboxymuconolactone decarboxylase family protein has product MEPRFDLMANELGAKIAKRIYNVALAIQNSPLPQTTQDLVMLRASQINGCGFCVDCHTKDATAAGESALRLHLVAAWRESTVFTEAERAALALTEEGTRLADTHHGVHDETWAQIRKHYNDDQIAALVSLIAMINANNRLNVIVRNPGGSYQPGQFTSMTN; this is encoded by the coding sequence ATGGAACCCCGTTTCGACCTGATGGCCAACGAACTCGGCGCCAAGATCGCCAAGAGGATCTACAACGTCGCCCTGGCCATCCAGAACTCACCACTGCCCCAGACCACCCAGGACCTGGTAATGCTGCGCGCCAGCCAGATCAACGGCTGCGGTTTCTGCGTCGACTGCCACACCAAGGACGCCACAGCCGCCGGCGAGAGCGCGCTCCGGCTCCACCTGGTCGCCGCCTGGCGCGAGAGCACCGTGTTCACCGAAGCCGAACGGGCCGCCCTGGCACTGACCGAGGAAGGCACCCGACTCGCCGACACCCACCACGGCGTCCACGACGAGACCTGGGCCCAGATACGCAAGCACTACAACGACGACCAGATCGCCGCCCTGGTCTCCCTGATCGCCATGATCAACGCCAACAACCGCCTCAACGTAATCGTCCGCAACCCCGGCGGCTCCTACCAACCCGGCCAGTTCACCAGCATGACGAACTAA
- a CDS encoding FAD-binding oxidoreductase yields the protein MSSAFEALRRDFGGDIIEPGAAEYTAASRSVLASGSPACVLRPRSVGDVRAAVRFAADAGLSPAVRGGGHSFAGFGTTDDGVVIDLSELANVEVIDKERHLVRIGGGATWGQVATALAPHGLAISSGDTKSVGVGGLTLTGGIGWKVRKYGLALDNVVTVEVVTAGGEVVQAGAEENPELFWAIRGGGGNFGIVTAFEFAAHPTTDVFYGRIAFPASEAAAVLQGWADHLRTAPEELTSVAEFANPFAGGPEAPVEIRVAFDGDDPELAAQAIDPIRRLGTVIDDDVALKPYADTLVDGATPPPGIRLVTRSAFVDMASVPEVLRILTEAGAAERPPFIAVRSVGGAVSRVPDDATAYAHRQAELMFVTTVAGPQPLVEAARPALEAIWARLAPHVNGAYANFLTSAAEEDAAAIYPTHTYERLAAVKRQYDPDNLFARNHNVRPRPSLADR from the coding sequence ATGAGCTCAGCGTTTGAAGCCCTCCGCCGTGACTTCGGCGGCGACATCATCGAACCGGGCGCAGCGGAGTACACAGCGGCCAGTCGCTCGGTATTGGCCTCGGGTAGTCCGGCCTGTGTTCTGCGGCCCAGGAGCGTCGGGGACGTCCGAGCGGCTGTCAGATTCGCCGCCGACGCAGGGCTTTCGCCGGCCGTGCGAGGCGGCGGCCACAGCTTTGCGGGCTTCGGCACCACCGACGACGGCGTCGTGATCGACCTCAGCGAGCTCGCGAACGTCGAGGTCATCGACAAGGAACGTCACCTCGTACGGATCGGCGGCGGCGCCACCTGGGGCCAGGTCGCGACCGCCCTGGCCCCGCACGGCCTGGCGATCTCCTCGGGCGACACCAAGAGCGTCGGGGTCGGTGGGCTGACGTTGACCGGGGGCATCGGCTGGAAGGTCAGGAAGTACGGCCTCGCGCTGGACAACGTGGTCACCGTGGAGGTGGTCACGGCCGGCGGAGAGGTCGTGCAGGCTGGCGCGGAGGAGAACCCCGAGCTGTTCTGGGCGATTCGCGGCGGCGGAGGCAACTTCGGGATCGTGACCGCCTTCGAGTTCGCGGCACATCCGACGACGGACGTCTTCTACGGCAGGATCGCCTTCCCGGCGTCGGAGGCGGCCGCCGTGCTTCAGGGGTGGGCGGACCACCTCCGCACCGCCCCCGAAGAGCTCACCTCCGTCGCGGAGTTCGCCAATCCCTTCGCGGGCGGGCCCGAGGCGCCGGTCGAGATCCGCGTCGCCTTCGACGGCGATGACCCGGAGCTCGCGGCGCAGGCCATCGACCCGATCCGGCGGCTCGGCACGGTGATTGACGACGATGTCGCGTTGAAACCCTATGCGGACACGCTCGTGGACGGCGCCACCCCGCCGCCGGGCATCCGACTGGTCACCCGGAGCGCGTTCGTCGACATGGCATCGGTGCCCGAGGTCCTTCGGATCCTCACTGAGGCCGGGGCAGCAGAGAGGCCGCCGTTCATCGCCGTTCGCAGCGTCGGCGGTGCGGTGTCCCGAGTCCCCGACGATGCCACCGCCTACGCGCATCGCCAGGCGGAGTTGATGTTCGTGACCACCGTCGCGGGTCCGCAGCCGCTCGTCGAGGCCGCGCGTCCTGCTCTGGAGGCGATCTGGGCGAGACTCGCACCGCACGTCAACGGTGCCTACGCCAACTTCCTCACTTCCGCCGCCGAGGAGGATGCCGCCGCGATCTATCCAACGCACACCTACGAGCGGCTCGCGGCGGTCAAGCGTCAGTACGACCCCGACAATCTGTTCGCCCGTAACCACAACGTCCGGCCGCGGCCAAGCCTTGCGGACCGGTGA